A genomic stretch from Barnesiella intestinihominis YIT 11860 includes:
- a CDS encoding beta-N-acetylhexosaminidase — translation MKNLSNFNLLIIILLFSSCRQQPFTGTVHIIPYPNQIAIGTQYRPIGKNLSIYLSPESGMDKDYIEDLLSDTGVKCKFTNFKWIADLTFDIEPDTIGLEGYRLVSNDYGTKITASNTKGLFYGLQTFRQLITSQNNTLVIPFVEIADSPKFLWRALMLDEGRYFKGKKEVKKLLDEMARLKMNTFHWHLTDDQGWRIEIKKYPLLTKIGGKRDSTQIGNWNSNIYDGKVHEGFYTQEEIKEIIDYAAKRQITIVPEIEMPGHASAAIAAYPQLGTEKQSIKVPTRFGVQYHAYNVADPKVIQFIKDVLDEVCNLFPSETIHIGGDEVKYDQWKKSAQVRNFMKEQNIKTPADLQIWFTNTISHYLENKKKHMMGWNEITGVKIHDYTDFEDAASGASLAEGTIVHFWRGDPSLIKQTVKKGYQVVNSYHEYTYLDYDTAYTSLEKAYHFDPLVGITGKETDLIIGIGAQMWGEWIPTPSDMYRKLYPRIAAFAECGWTSPSNKSWKRFNQAAYKENLRWKQLYQ, via the coding sequence ATGAAAAATTTATCAAATTTCAATCTGCTGATTATCATTTTATTATTCTCGTCTTGCCGACAACAGCCCTTTACAGGAACAGTCCACATAATCCCCTACCCCAACCAAATCGCCATCGGAACTCAATATAGGCCGATAGGGAAAAACTTATCGATTTACCTATCTCCCGAAAGTGGAATGGACAAAGATTATATCGAAGACCTCTTGTCCGATACCGGTGTCAAATGTAAGTTTACTAATTTTAAATGGATAGCCGATTTAACGTTCGACATAGAACCCGATACAATCGGCCTAGAAGGCTATCGGCTCGTATCCAACGACTATGGAACAAAAATTACGGCCTCCAATACAAAAGGTCTATTCTATGGATTACAGACATTCAGACAACTAATAACATCTCAAAACAATACGCTTGTTATTCCGTTCGTCGAAATAGCCGATAGCCCTAAATTTCTCTGGCGGGCCCTCATGCTGGACGAAGGCCGTTATTTCAAAGGAAAAAAAGAAGTTAAAAAGCTATTGGACGAAATGGCTCGTCTCAAAATGAATACGTTTCATTGGCATTTGACCGACGATCAAGGGTGGCGAATCGAGATAAAAAAATATCCGTTACTGACCAAAATCGGAGGGAAACGAGATTCTACCCAAATAGGGAATTGGAACAGTAACATTTACGATGGAAAAGTACACGAGGGATTTTATACACAAGAAGAAATCAAAGAAATAATAGACTATGCAGCCAAGCGACAAATAACTATCGTTCCCGAAATCGAAATGCCGGGGCATGCTTCTGCGGCTATTGCAGCTTATCCCCAGTTAGGAACAGAAAAACAATCTATCAAGGTTCCTACACGCTTCGGAGTACAATACCATGCTTATAACGTCGCCGACCCCAAAGTCATACAATTTATAAAAGATGTTTTAGACGAAGTATGTAACCTTTTCCCCTCGGAAACAATTCACATCGGAGGAGACGAAGTCAAATACGACCAATGGAAAAAATCGGCACAGGTACGTAATTTCATGAAAGAACAGAATATAAAAACACCTGCCGATCTCCAAATATGGTTCACAAATACCATTTCCCATTACCTGGAAAACAAAAAAAAGCACATGATGGGCTGGAATGAAATTACCGGAGTTAAAATACACGATTACACCGATTTTGAGGATGCAGCCTCCGGAGCATCGCTTGCAGAAGGAACCATCGTACATTTTTGGAGAGGAGACCCTTCTTTGATCAAACAAACAGTCAAAAAAGGATACCAAGTGGTTAACTCCTATCACGAATATACCTACCTCGATTATGACACGGCATACACTTCTCTCGAAAAAGCATACCATTTCGATCCTTTGGTGGGTATCACCGGAAAAGAAACGGATTTAATTATCGGAATAGGAGCCCAAATGTGGGGAGAATGGATACCTACCCCTTCGGACATGTACCGTAAATTATATCCTCGTATAGCGGCTTTTGCCGAATGTGGCTGGACCTCACCTTCAAATAAATCATGGAAACGTTTTAATCAAGCGGCCTACAAAGAAAATCTCCGTTGGAAACAATTATACCAATAA
- a CDS encoding RNA polymerase sigma-70 factor produces the protein MPIKQAAPRQHHFMQITSQQIEEIRAGKIKTFEILFNAYYPRVKSFAFGMIKDQYEAEEIAQNVFLKLWSNREKLSSDNTLSSYIFTIVQNEVYDFFREKHYSLGYQEKMLSTPQNLQYEIDSEYNIKEIKSIVNRTLQNMPPQRRTIYQMSREQFLSNDEIAKTLGLSKRTVEKHISLALATIKKNLGDFLFWLFIFFIK, from the coding sequence ATGCCGATAAAACAAGCTGCTCCTCGACAGCATCACTTTATGCAAATCACCAGTCAACAAATAGAAGAGATACGTGCAGGCAAAATCAAAACATTCGAGATTTTGTTCAACGCATATTATCCTCGGGTTAAAAGCTTTGCATTCGGTATGATAAAAGATCAATACGAAGCCGAGGAAATAGCACAAAATGTATTCTTAAAGTTGTGGTCCAATCGGGAAAAACTCTCGTCCGACAACACTTTGAGCAGTTACATATTCACCATCGTGCAAAATGAAGTTTACGATTTTTTTCGAGAAAAACACTATTCGCTCGGATACCAAGAAAAAATGTTGTCTACTCCACAAAATTTACAGTACGAAATCGATTCGGAATATAACATCAAAGAAATAAAATCCATTGTCAATCGTACGTTGCAAAACATGCCTCCGCAACGAAGGACAATATACCAAATGAGCCGAGAACAATTCTTAAGCAATGACGAAATCGCCAAAACCCTCGGTTTATCCAAACGTACGGTAGAAAAACACATCAGCCTCGCATTGGCTACCATTAAAAAAAATTTAGGAGACTTCCTTTTCTGGCTGTTTATATTCTTTATTAAATAA